A genomic window from Nocardioides rotundus includes:
- a CDS encoding MFS transporter has protein sequence MPARVLLALASVAVAFAAADTYVVVLALPDMMGSVGIPIDELQRAAPIVSGFLLGYVAMLPMIGRIADLRGRVPVLVMGLVVFAVGSLATAVAYDLPSMVAGRFLQGVGGGALVPATLGLVADLYPAHRRGLPLGIVSAVQEIGSVLGPLLGAVVLAVADWRAIFVLNLAVGVVLAVAIRAAAPAPEPRTGRFDWPGLLLLIVATVALALVFLRPAMIMQDLTWGALYVPFTEGGDRWLTPMGAIAGVAVLLTVVRWLTAQRPLVDLRAWFAAAREADLVGSLLAGVALGGVILAFATADPEVQVFSENGLWFLLGAAVAAVLFAVHLRRAEAPLVPRGALVARPAWGALLVSFFVGAALIAALIDIPLFARTTIYPDSQLDAALVLVRFLVALPVGAVIGGYLTRVLPAGVVTAVGMILAAVAFVLMSQWGLESLRAPSATVALVLGGLGFGLALAPVNAAALASTDDDSHGLVSALVVVCRMVGMLVGISALTTLGLRRYYAEQAAVPPLQDVCGGRSRCAEYTELLKLAGIAQEQTVFLGAAACATLAALLALLLFRGAPTRQATTPPTPV, from the coding sequence ATGCCGGCCCGGGTGCTGCTGGCCCTCGCCTCGGTGGCGGTGGCCTTCGCGGCCGCGGACACCTATGTCGTGGTGCTCGCGCTGCCGGACATGATGGGCAGCGTCGGCATCCCGATCGACGAGCTCCAGCGGGCGGCCCCGATCGTCTCCGGGTTCCTCCTGGGGTACGTCGCCATGCTGCCGATGATCGGCCGGATCGCGGATCTGCGCGGCCGGGTGCCGGTGCTCGTGATGGGGCTGGTCGTCTTCGCCGTCGGGTCGCTGGCGACGGCCGTGGCCTACGACCTGCCGTCCATGGTGGCGGGCCGGTTCCTGCAGGGGGTCGGGGGTGGGGCCCTGGTGCCCGCCACGCTCGGGCTGGTCGCGGACCTGTATCCCGCCCACCGCCGCGGGCTGCCGCTCGGCATCGTGTCCGCGGTGCAGGAGATCGGCTCGGTCCTGGGGCCGTTGCTGGGCGCGGTCGTGTTGGCGGTGGCCGACTGGCGGGCGATCTTCGTGCTGAACCTGGCCGTGGGCGTGGTGCTGGCCGTGGCCATCCGAGCCGCCGCTCCCGCCCCCGAGCCGCGCACCGGGCGGTTCGACTGGCCGGGGCTCCTGCTGCTGATCGTGGCGACGGTCGCCCTCGCGCTGGTGTTCCTGCGCCCGGCGATGATCATGCAGGACCTGACCTGGGGCGCCCTCTATGTGCCGTTCACCGAGGGCGGAGACCGGTGGCTGACCCCGATGGGGGCGATCGCCGGCGTCGCCGTACTCCTCACCGTCGTGCGCTGGCTGACCGCGCAGCGGCCGTTGGTCGACCTGCGCGCCTGGTTCGCTGCGGCTCGCGAGGCGGACCTGGTCGGCTCGCTGCTGGCAGGGGTGGCCCTGGGTGGGGTGATCCTGGCGTTCGCCACCGCGGATCCGGAGGTTCAGGTCTTCAGCGAGAACGGGCTCTGGTTCCTGCTCGGAGCGGCCGTGGCCGCGGTCCTGTTCGCCGTCCACCTGCGTCGAGCGGAGGCTCCGCTGGTCCCGCGCGGGGCGCTGGTTGCCCGGCCGGCGTGGGGTGCGCTGCTGGTCAGCTTCTTCGTCGGCGCCGCGCTCATCGCCGCGCTGATCGACATCCCGCTGTTCGCCCGGACCACGATCTATCCCGACTCCCAGTTGGATGCCGCGCTGGTCCTGGTCCGCTTCCTCGTCGCGCTCCCGGTGGGCGCCGTGATCGGGGGCTACCTCACCCGCGTTCTGCCCGCGGGCGTCGTGACGGCTGTCGGGATGATCCTGGCCGCCGTGGCGTTCGTGCTGATGTCGCAGTGGGGGCTGGAGTCGCTGCGGGCGCCCTCGGCGACGGTGGCGCTGGTGCTGGGCGGGCTGGGCTTCGGGCTGGCGCTGGCGCCGGTCAACGCCGCCGCGCTGGCCAGCACCGACGACGACAGCCACGGGCTGGTCAGCGCGCTGGTGGTGGTGTGCCGGATGGTCGGCATGCTGGTCGGGATCTCGGCGCTCACCACCCTGGGCCTGCGCCGCTACTACGCCGAGCAGGCCGCCGTACCTCCCCTCCAGGACGTCTGCGGCGGCCGGAGCCGGTGCGCGGAGTACACCGAGCTGCTCAAGCTCGCCGGCATCGCGCAGGAGCAGACCGTCTTCCTCGGCGCCGCCGCCTGCGCCACCCTGGCCGCCCTCCTCGCCCTCCTCCTCTTCCGCGGCGCCCCCACCCGCCAGGCAACAACCCCTCCCACCCCCGTCTGA
- a CDS encoding alpha/beta hydrolase-fold protein, which produces MPTPSLSRRALLAALGLGAVGAPGAACSEDGGSWRVEQGTLESEYAVGGAAGWFLARPPGGGAVPLIVLLHGTAQSAEQVLQDRGVVAAAERAGLRMALAAIDAESSYWHARDDGSDTGALVLDAFLPLLAERGVDTARPAWFGWSMGGFGALLLASRLEASGSRSGPVLMSSPAIWPSWRAAEGTIPGAFDTGADWRRQMELLADPLRAPIRIDVGRSDPFLPAVRAWAERREVDVRVAPGGHSPGFSTRLLPEQLRWLGRRTSSRRLEVK; this is translated from the coding sequence ATGCCCACACCGTCGCTGAGTCGCCGGGCCCTGCTGGCGGCCCTCGGGCTCGGCGCCGTCGGTGCCCCGGGCGCGGCGTGCTCCGAAGATGGTGGGTCGTGGCGGGTCGAGCAGGGCACGCTGGAGAGCGAGTACGCCGTCGGGGGCGCGGCCGGCTGGTTCCTGGCCCGGCCGCCCGGCGGAGGCGCCGTACCCCTGATCGTGCTGTTGCACGGAACCGCGCAGAGCGCTGAGCAGGTGTTGCAGGACCGCGGTGTGGTGGCCGCGGCCGAGCGAGCCGGGTTGCGCATGGCGCTGGCGGCGATCGACGCGGAGAGCTCGTACTGGCACGCGCGCGACGACGGCTCGGACACCGGGGCCCTGGTGTTGGACGCCTTCTTGCCGCTGTTGGCCGAGCGGGGCGTCGACACCGCGCGGCCCGCCTGGTTCGGCTGGTCGATGGGCGGCTTCGGTGCGCTGCTGCTCGCCTCCCGGCTGGAGGCGTCCGGCAGCCGCAGTGGGCCGGTCCTGATGTCGAGCCCGGCGATCTGGCCGTCCTGGCGGGCCGCGGAGGGGACGATCCCCGGCGCGTTCGACACCGGCGCGGACTGGCGGCGGCAGATGGAGCTGCTCGCGGACCCGCTGCGGGCGCCGATCCGGATCGACGTGGGGCGCAGCGACCCCTTCCTGCCCGCGGTTCGGGCGTGGGCAGAGCGGCGGGAGGTCGACGTACGCGTGGCCCCCGGCGGGCATTCCCCGGGCTTCAGCACCCGCCTGCTACCCGAGCAGCTGCGCTGGCTGGGCCGCCGTACCTCCTCCCGCCGACTGGAGGTGAAGTAG
- a CDS encoding beta-class carbonic anhydrase yields the protein MSDFEDLLDANRAYAAEFTDSDFDGVARAGVAIVTCMDSRIDPLRMLGLSHGDAKMFRNPGGRVTPEALEALVLGAHLLGVDRVLIVPHTRCAVASSSEAELRERVSESSGQDATWMRFGVIDDQRAALGEDVRKVRSHPLIPESVKVGGFLYDVDTGLLEQVV from the coding sequence GTGAGCGACTTCGAGGACCTGCTGGACGCCAACCGTGCCTACGCCGCCGAGTTCACCGACTCCGACTTCGACGGTGTGGCCCGCGCAGGCGTCGCCATCGTGACCTGCATGGACAGCCGGATCGACCCGCTGCGGATGCTCGGGCTGAGCCACGGCGACGCCAAGATGTTCCGCAACCCGGGCGGCCGGGTCACCCCCGAGGCGCTCGAGGCCCTGGTCCTCGGCGCGCACCTCCTCGGCGTGGACCGGGTGCTGATCGTGCCGCACACCCGCTGCGCGGTGGCCTCCTCGAGCGAGGCCGAGCTGCGGGAGCGGGTCAGCGAGTCCTCGGGACAGGACGCCACCTGGATGCGCTTCGGGGTGATCGACGACCAGCGCGCCGCCCTCGGCGAGGACGTGCGCAAGGTCCGCTCGCACCCCCTGATCCCGGAGAGCGTGAAGGTCGGGGGCTTCCTCTACGACGTCGACACGGGCCTGCTGGAGCAGGTCGTCTAG